A window of Cytobacillus sp. FSL H8-0458 genomic DNA:
TCGTTTCCATTATCGGCCCATCAGGAGCAGGGAAATCAACTCTCCTCCGCTGCATCAACCGCATGATTGATGCGACAGGCGGAGAAATCCGCTTCCAGGATCTCGATGTAATGGATTTAAAGAAAAAGGAATTAAAGCAGGTCCGCACCAAAATTGGCATGATTTTTCAGCACTATAACTTAGTGAACCGATTATCGGTAATTGAAAACACGCTGCACGGAAAATTGGGAACCAAATCCACACTGGCTGGCGTTCTTGGATATTACTGCAAAGAGGAAAAGCAGCAGGCAATCGAGATTTTGAATGTGCTTGGCCTGAACGAAATGATTTATAAGCGTACAGATCAATTAAGCGGAGGGCAAAAACAAAGGGTTGGCATTGCCCGTGCGCTTATCCAAAATCCGCGGATGCTTTTGTGCGACGAACCCATTGCGTCCCTCGATCCAAATTCGGCTAAAGTGATCATGGATCATTTAAAGAAGGTTTCATCAGCAATGGGCATTACCGTTGTTGTAAACCTTCATCAGGTAGATGTAGCCATCAAATACTCTGATAGAATCATTGGCATTAACAAGGGGCAGGTTGTGTATAACGGTTCGGCTAAAGGATTGACTTCAGAAGACATTCAGCGAATATATGGATCGGAAGCAGAAGATTTAATCTTTGATATTGGAGGCATCCATGCAGGCTGATATTTTTGCTAAGAAAAAACGAAACACACTTGCCTTCCTATTACTCCTTGGAGCCGTGACGATCCTGGCTATGATCATTACTGAGTACAATGCATTAAAGGGCTTTGCTTCAATCCCGAAAGCCATTCAATGGGGAATGGCGAACTTCTATCCAACCGCTGAATCCTTAGAAAAGCTTCCAGTTATTCTGGATAAGCTGCAGGAAACACTTCTGGTTTCGATTGCGGCTGCGACAGCAGCTGCTGTATTCGCCCTGTTATTTTCCATTCTCGGTTCAAATACAACAAGGGTAAATGCCTTTTTTGGAGCGATTACTAGAGGAATTGCCACTGTCTTTCGAAACATTGATGTTGCCGCATGGGCGCTGATTCTGCTGTTTTCTTTTGGTCAAAGCGCGTTAACCGGTTATTTTGCTTTGTTTTTTGGGTCATTTGGATTCCTGACCAGAGCTTTTACGGAAACAATTGATGAAGTGAGCGGGGATTCTGTGGAGGCGTTAAAAGCGACAGGTGCAGGCTACTTTTCCATTATCTTTCAATCGGTGATTCCATCAAGCATTCCGCAATTAATCAGCTGGATTTTGTTCATGATCGAAACGAATATCCGCAGTGCCACATTAATTGGACTGCTTACAGGATCCGGAATCGGTTTTACATTCAACTTATACTATAAAAGTCTGGCTTATGATACAGCCAGCCTAGTCGTTGTTGTCATTATTGCTGCTATCCTATTGATCGAATATGCATCCAATTATGTAAGGAAGGTGATATTGTAATGGAGGTGAAGGAACAGCTGGGTAATGTAACAGCATCAGCCGATCATCTGCTTGGCAAAAGAATGCCGGCTAAGCCTTTGAACAAAGCGGCCATTGTGACGAGATTAACTCTCTTTATTCTGGCTGCGCTGACAGTCTATGCCTTTTACAGCTTTGATTATAAGGAACTGGACTTCGCGGATGCGCTTCTCGGCACATTCGCCAATTTAAAAACCATATTCCTTGAACCGCACTTGAAGCATTTCTCCTTTGGACATGCCCTTTATCAAGTCATGATCACACTCGGGCTGGCTTTTCTGACAACCCTATTTGGAGCTATAATTGCAGTCCTATTCGGATTGCTGGCCGCTCGGAATCTGTCTTCTAAAAGGGTTTCTATAGTCATTAAAAGTATGGTTGCCTTTATTAGAGCCGTGCCGACCGTCCTGTGGGTACTGATCTTCGCCGTTGCAGCCGGTCTTGGAAGTACGGCTGCAGTGATTGGAATGACCTTCCACTCGATCGGTTATTTGATCAAAGCCTATTCGGAGTCCTTTGAAGAATTGGATAGGGGAGTGATTGAAGCGCTGCAGGCGAGCGGAGCCAATTGGTGGCAAATTGCCTTTCAAGCGGTGATCCCATCCTCCAGCACTTATATGATTTCCTGGACATTTCTCCGCTTTGAGATTAACTTTGCGGTAGCCGTTGCCATGGGAGCAGCAGCAGGAGCCGGCGGAATCGGATTTGACATGTTCATGGCAAGCAGCTTTTACCTGGATATGAGGGAAATCGGGGCTATAACTTATTTTATTCTGGCTGTTGCGATAACCCTTGAAGTCTTTGCCGCTAAGATTAAGAGAAAGCTCAAAACAGCATAGTATCAGCCAATATCTGACCAGGTCCTGTGGTGCCTGGTTTTTTGTATTTTTCTTTACTTATTGACTCTCACAGTTCATATAGTTGATGTTCGGGATCTTTGAAAAAATAAACTCAGGTTGAAATTTATAAAAATATAAAATTTTCAGAATTTAGTATTGAAATTATGAACTTATCAATCTATAATAAATTTAATTATTTTCATCAGTGGAGAAAATAATGCGTATAAAAACTTAAATATTGCGAAATACATATAAATTTTACGTATTTAATAACATGGTGAAAATAAGTTTTTTTAGATTTAAACATCTTAGAAATGCAAAAAGACAAAATTGTTCGAGGGGGAAAGCAATTTGAGAAGGGTAAACGTGTGGAAAATGCTGTTTGTTGCTTTTGTATCTGCAATTTTACTGGCTGGCTGTTCCAGCGAAGAAAGCGGAGGAACTTCTGAAAAGGAGAATTCAGGGAAATCAGCAAGCGGCAAGGATCAGGAGTTAGTCATTGCTGTTAATGAAAACTTCATTTCAATGGACCCGCATAATACGGGAGATACGAATTCAAATTCCGTCCAGACGGCTATGCTAGAGGGACTGCTGGGATCGGATGAAGAAGGGCAAATCATTCCGCAGCTGGCTGAGGAATACAGTGTCAGTGATGATGCACTGGAATATACTTTCAAGCTTCGTCAGGGTGTTACCTTCCATGATGGGGAGCCGTTCAATGCAGAAGCGGTTAAAACCAGCTTTGAAAGGATTATGAAGGATGAAAGCCTTCGTTTAAACAGCCGCGGATTTAATCTTATTACCAGCATTGATGTAATTGATGAGTATCAAATTAAAGTCACTTTAAAAGAACCATATGCAGGTATGCTGACAAGATTTGTTTCCGCTAAAATCCTAAGCCCGAAGCTGATCAATGACTCTTCCAGCGATATCGGCAAAACACCGGTTGGCACCGGTCCATTCAAGTTTGTGGAATGGGTTCAGGGGGACCATTTAACAGTTGAAAGATTTGATGATTATTGGAATAAGGCTGATCGTGTGAAAAAGATTACGTACAAGCCTGTTCCGGAAAATGGCTCTCGTGTAGCTATGCTGAAAACAGGCGAAGCACATGTGATCTATCCAGCGCCAGTACAAAACCTAAAGGAATTGGAGAGCAATTCAGACGTTGAAATTCATAAAATTCCTTCCACGATTGCCCGATATGTATCCATCAATACGATGAAAGAACCGTATGATGATGTCCGCATTCGCCAGGCCATTAACTATGCTGTGAATAAAGAGGCATTTATAAGTGTTGTCAATTCCGGCTACGGCTTGCCGCTGGACTCGATTATTCCAAGTAAAACCCAGTTTTACTCCAAACAGGAAGCCTATGATCACAACATTGATAAAGCAAAGGAATTGATGAAAGAGGCTGGATTTGAAAAAGGCTTCAAAGCTGAAATATGGGGCAACACCAATTCCGACACATTGAAGGGAATGCAGTTTATCCAGCAGCAATTAAAAGAAATTGGGATTACAGTTGAGATTAAGTCAATGGAAGAAGGCACGTTGTCAGATGAAATATATGGAGCTCAGACACCGGAAGAGGCAAAGGTGCAAATGTGGTATGTCAGCTGGTCTGCGTATCCTTCCGACACCACTAATGCAACGAAGCCATTGTTCAGCAGCAGCTCATTCCCGCCGGATGGAGCGAATACTGCATACTACAAAAATGATGATGTAGATAAGTGGATTACAGAGGTGAATCAAACTCCAGATCCTGACAAGCAGGCAGAAATCTACAATAATATTCAGTCAACTATCTACAAGGATGCACCTTGGATCTTCCTTGGGGTAGATGAGATTCTTGCAGGTTCAAGATCAAATGTCGATGGTGTCTTCATTTCTCCAACAGGCGGAATTAATGTGACAGACGCCAATCTTAAGTAAAAGCAGGGCAAGCAGAAGAGGCAAAGGCTGACAATATCCAATGCCTCTTCCTTCTAAGAAAGGGGTTTTCATTTTGCTTCAATATATCTTGAAGAGAATCCTGGAAATGATCCCGATCCTATTTATTGTTTCCATATTAATCTTTTTCTTCACTCATTTAATTCCCGGAGATCCTGCCAGATTAGTAGCAGGAAAGGATGCAACTCTTGATGAGGTCAATATTATCAGGGCAGAACTGGGGCTGGATAAACCGATTTGGGATCAATACATTACATACATGAGCAATTTATTTCAAGGAGATTTGGGGACTTCCTTAAAAACAGGCCTTCCGGTTTCAGAGATGTTTGCAGACCGTTTTATGCCCTCCGTCTATTTAACGTTCATGAGTATGGGCTGGGCATTGGTGCTTGGTTTGTTAATAGGAACATTATCAGCGGTATTCAAAAATAAATGGCCGGATTATCTTGGGATGGTCACAGCTGTTTCGGGAATTTCCATGCCGGGATTCTGGCTTGGTTTGATTCTTATTCAGATTTTTTCTGTCCAGCTCGGATGGTTTCCAACAGGCGGAGCAGAGAGCTGGAAAAGCTATATATTGCCTTCTATCACTTTAGGGGCAGGAATTATGTCCATGCTTGCCAGGTTTACCCGGTCATCTTTGCTTGAGACGTTAAGAGCCGATTTTATCCGGACGGGAAGAGCGAAAGGATTAAAAGAATCTGTAGTTATTCCAAAACATGCACTTAGAAACTCTTTAATTCCTGTCGTAACTATTGCCGGGCTGCAGTTTGGCTTCCTGCTGGGCGGATCGGTTGTCGTGGAGACTGTTTTTAGCTTTCCGGGGATGGGACGATTGCTGATCGACTCCATTGCCTTCAGGGACTATCCAGTCATTCAGGCGGAGCTATTGCTATTTTCCATCGAATTTATTCTTGTTAATTTAATCGTAGATATTATGTACAGTATGCTGAATCCGAAGATACGCTACGTTTCCTAGAGGAGGGGAATCATGGAAATCATAAAAGAAGTTAATACCTATACCCCAGTGATTCCAAAGAAAAAATACTCACCTGTTAAAGAATTCTTTAAGAATTGGAAAAAGCAAAAAATGGCATTTGGGGCAAGCATTTTTATACTGCTGCTAATTATCATTGCCATCATTGGGCCCTATATTGCACCCTATGATCCGTATGAGCCTGATTATAATACGACGCTGCAGGGTCCAAGCAATGAACATTTGGCAGGCACGGATGAATACGGCCGCGATATTTTCAGCCGCTTGCTCGTCGGTGCAAGAATCTCGCTTGGTGTCAGTTTTCTGGCTGTTTTTTTGGGAGCGGCTGGAGGAATCATTCTTGGCCTGATGAGCGGTTATTTTGGCGGCTGGCTGGATCGGCTTATTATGCGCGGCAGTGATGTTATGTTTGCGTTTCCGGATCTGCTGCTGGCAATCGCCATTGTGGCCATCTTAGGACCGGGATTAACAAATGTGGTAATTGCCGTGTCCATTTTCAGCATACCATCTTTTGCAAGACTGGTGAGGGGATCGACTTTAGAGGGGAAAGAGACCGTCTTTGTCGAAGCGGCGAAATCAATGGGAGCCTCGCACAGGAGGATTATGTTCAAGCATATTTTTCCTGAAACCCTTGGAAGCTTAATCGTATTTATTACGATGAGAATTGGAACGGCGATCTTAGCGGCCTCCAGTTTGAGTTTTCTGGGTCTCGGTGCCAGTCCTGAAACACCGGATTGGGGTGCTATGCTCAGCCTTGGACGTGATTATTTAGGAACAGCTTCCCATGTTGTCATGATGCCGGGATTAGCGATCTTTTTGACTGTTCTTGCTTTCAATCTTGTCGGAGATGGGCTCAGGGATGTCCTGGACCCTAAAACGAAGAATGAGTAAGGGAGATTGAAGAAAATGGAGAAGCTATTGCAGGTAAGCAGGCTGGAGACGCAATTTACTAAGGATAAGGAAAAACTGAAGATTTTGCGGGGCGTCAGTTTTCATATCAATAAAGGAGAGGTACTCGGGCTCGTAGGGGAATCCGGCTGCGGCAAAAGTCTAACCTCCCTGTCGATCATGAAATTATTTAAAGGCACAAGCGGAGAAATATCGGGCGGAAGCATTTCCTTCAAGGGTGAAGATCTTACTCATAAAACAGAGAGGGAAATGAGAAAGATCCGCGGAAAACAAATGGCCATGATTTTTCAGGAGCCGATGACTTCATTAAATCCCGTCATGAAAATAGGGGAACAGCTGCTGGAGCCTATCCGGCTGCATCTTGATTTAAACGAAAAACAGGCGAAGGAGCATGTGATTTTTATTTTAAAGAAAGTCGGAATCCCCCGGGCGGAAGAAATCGTTTATGAATTTCCCCATCAGCTGTCTGGAGGGATGCGGCAAAGGATTATGATTGCGATGGCCATGTCCTGCAATCCGCAGCTTCTAATAGCAGATGAGCCGACGACTGCACTGGATGTAACGATTCAGGCGCAGATACTGGAATTGATGAAACAGCTGCAGCGGGAGGAAGGAATGTCCGTTCTATTGATTACCCATGATCTGGGTGTAGTGGCGGAAATGTGTGACCGGGTAGCAGTCATGTATGCAGGCCGGGTAGTGGAGGAAGCAAATGTTTTCGATTTATTTGAAAGCCCGAAGCATCCTTATACGAAAGGACTGATAGGATCTGTTCCAAAAATCGGGCAGAGGAAGGATAAACTGACATCCATTAAAGGGAATGTGCCCGATCCCGGCAATATGCCAAAGGGCTGCAAATTTGCTCCAAGATGCAATGAGGCCATGGCTATTTGTTTTGAAGAAGAGCCGAATGCCACTGATCTGGGAAATGGGAGAAAGTGCAGCTGCTGGATGATTGAAGAAGGGAGGAAGAATGTATATGCCTGAGACACTGCTGAAAATAAACGGGCTGAAAAAGTCATTCATGCTTCCGGGCGGCATGTTTGCCAAAAAGAGATCATTAAAGGCAGTCCATGATGTGTCTTTCCGCATCGAGCAGGGAACTACATACAGCCTGGTTGGAGAAAGCGGGTGCGGCAAGTCCACAACAGGACGGCTGATCTCAAGGCTGCTGACTCCCAATCACGGTGAAATCTGGATTGATGGCGAAGAAATTTCACAAAAGAAAGAATCACAGCTGAAATTGGTGCGAAAGAAGGTGCAGATGATCTTTCAAGACCCCTACGCATCTCTTAATCCAAGAATGAAAGTAAGAGAGATTATTGCCGAACCTCTTGTGATCCATACGAAACTATCAAAAACGGAACGTAATAGATTAGTTAGCGAAATGCTGGAAGTCGTTGGACTGACAGAGCATCATGCTGACAGGTATGCTCATGAATTCAGCGGCGGACAGCGCCAGCGGATCGGCATAGCGAGGGCGCTGATTATGAAGCCTAAGCTCATTATAGCGGATGAACCCGTATCAGCTCTTGATGTTTCCATTCAATCTCAAATCCTTAACTTATTAAAGGATTTGCAGACTGAATTTAATCTTACCTACCTATTTATTTCACATGATTTAAGTGTAGTCGAACACATCAGCGACAGCATCGGGGTCATGTATCTTGGCACCATCGTAGAATCGGGACCGAAGGATGTCATCTTCTCAAATCCGCAGCATCCTTATACAAAAGCACTGCTGTCTTCTGTGCCAGTTCCGGATCCAAGGCTGAGAAGGGAGCGTATTGTCCTGCAGGGAGACTTGCCGAGTCCGGTTAACCCGCCTTCCGGGTGCCGTTTTCATACGAGATGTCCTGCATGTATGGATATTTGCAGAACAGTGGAACCAGAGGTGAAAAAAGGACTGGCTGATGATCATTTTGTTGCATGTCATTTAATAGATTAGCCAAACCCATATTTAGTGCCGATTCAATGAGAGTTTTTCTAAAGGATTTTTCGAGCTGCAGGAATTTATCGTCACTTTGCCTTGTTTATCGGTCAACTTTTAATTACATCGGTCTGTTTTCGGAGATTTCGGTCAGAATTTAATTTTATCGGTCACATTTTATATATATCGGTCACTTGGCGGTATATCAGCACTCCTGCGAATTCACTATAAATATACAAGAAATAGGAGAGGATTTTCATGAAGGTTGGACTTAGCACGTACAGTTTAGTAAGAGAATTAAGAGATGGCAATATGACGGTTCTGGATGTGATCGACTGGATTGCCGAAAATGGCGGGGAGCATATGGAAATTGTCCCTTATGGTTTTTCGGTTGTGGATAATGCGGAGCTGGCACATCAAATTAAGACAAGAGCAGAATCAGCTGGGATTGAACTTTCTGCCTATTCTCTGCCGGCCAATTTTGTTCAGCCTACACAGGAAGCGTTCGAACAAGAAGTGGAGCGGCTGAAAGAGCATGTGGATATCGTTAATCTCATGGGCATTAAGATTATGCGCCATGATGTAACAGCATTTCAGCTTAAGCCGGAAGAAATGACCATTCACTATTTTGAAGAGCATTTTGATAAGTTAGTAGAAGGAAGCCGTCAAATCGCAGATTATGCAGCACAATACGGCATTACGACAACCATTGAAAACCACGGATTCAATGTCCAATCGAGCGACCGGGTTCAGCGGGTCATTCATGAGGTGGACCGTCCTAACTTCAAAACAACTCTCGATGTCGGTAATTTCCTTTGCATTGATGAGGATCCGCTCGTTGGGGTGAAAAAGAATCTAAAATATGCTGCAACGGTCCATTTAAAAGATTTTTATATTCGCCCATATTTTGAGAATCCGGGTGATGGAGTCTGGTTCAGGACTGTAAATGAAAACTATCTGCGCGGAGCAATCGTCGGCCACGGAGATTTAAATATACGCGAGATTATTAGATTGATAAAGGGCTCCGGTTATGACGGTTATTTGACAGTGGAATTTGAGGGTATGGAAGATTGCAGGACTGGTTCCAAAATTGGCATGGATAATGTAAGAAGATTATGGAATGAAGTGCAGGCAGTGAATGAATCTAAGCCGGTTTTGAAAGGGTGAAGAAAGTGGAGCCTTTAAGAGTCTGTATTATAGGAGCCGGATCCATATCTGATATGCACTTCAAGTCCTTTGCCGTTAATTCTGATGCTGTCCTGTACGGGGTTTTTGATTATTCTTTAGAAAGAGCAGAAACGAAAGCGCTGGAGTATGGTATCAGCCGTGTATATAAAAATATAGAAGAAGTATATAGTGATCCGAATGTCGATGCAGTAAGCATTTGCACCTGGAATAATAGCCATGCGGAAATATCTGTTGGGGCACTAAACGCTGGAAAACATGTGCTGGTAGAAAAGCCTTTGGCCATGAATGTGGAAGAAGCGTTAAAAGTGGAAGAAGCTGTAAGGAATAGCGGAAAAACCCTGCAGGTAGGTTTCGTCCGGAGGTTTGCCACAAATACAAAAGTGCTGAAAGCTTTTGCTGATAACGGAACTTTGGGCGACATTTACTATGCTAAAGCATCATGCCTGCGCCGTCTGGGAAATCCCGGGGGATGGTTTGCAGACAAAGATCGCTCTGGGGGAGGTCCCTTAATTGACCTGGGTGTCCATGTCATCGATGTGTGCTGGTACCTGATGGGCCGTCCCAAAGTGAAGTCGATCTCCGGGAATGTGTACAGTAAGCTGGGGAACAGAGGGAATGTCGAGAATTTACGCTTTTATAAAGCGGCAGATTATCAAAAAGACCGTAACACAGTAGAGGATTTGGCGAATGCACTGATTATGTTCGAAAATGGCGCATCTTTATTTGTCGATGTATCCTTTACACTCCATGCAAAACAAGATGAAATTGGAGTCAAATTATATGGCACAAAAGGCGGAGCAGAACTGGAACCTGAATTGGCCATTGTAAGGGAAGAAAATAACACCATTATAAATATTCACCCGCAGATAGATCATTTAACATTTGATTTTGCCAATGCCTTTCAGAATCAGATAGATTCCTTTGTTTCGAGCTGCATAACAGGAACAAATCCATTGGCGCCCGTTGAAGATGGGGTGGAAATGATGAAGATCCTCGCAGGCATTTATGAAGCGGCAGATAAGCGAAGTGAGGTGACGTTTGCTTAAAATGGAGACTGTAAAACTCTCAAATAAGATTGGTGTAATGGTGGATAGTCTCAGGCTGCCCTTGTACGAAGGACTAAAAGTATGCAGGGATATGGGAGCTGATGGTGTACAAATATATGCGGTTGAAGGAGAAATGGCTCCTGAAAATATGGATCAGAACTCCCGGAAACAGCTTAAGAGCTATTTGGAATCCATTGGCCTGGAAATATCGGCACTTTGCGGTGACCTTGGAGGACATGGGTTTCAAAATGCTGTTCAAAACCCGGTTAAAATCGAAAAATCCAAACGCATTTTGGATCTCGCTGCAGAATTGGGAACAAATATTGTGACGACGCATATTGGCATTATTCCTGAGGAGCAGAACAGCCCCATCTATGAAGCCATGCAGACAGCTTGTGAAGAACTGGCTGTTTATGCAAGCAGCATGAATGCTTACTTTGCCATTGAGACAGGGCCTGAACCATCCGCCAGGCTCAAAAGTTTCCTGGATACACTGAGCACGAATGGGGTATCAGTAAATTTTGATCCGGCGAATATGGTGATGGTGACAGGAGATGACCCGGCAGATGGTGTCAGGCTTCTAAAGGATTATATTGTCCATACACATGTGAAGGATGGAAAGAGGCTTAAGCCTGCTGATCCCCGTGATGTATACGGGTTCCTTGGATATGGGGGCGGAACAGACCATGAGAAAATTGCCGAAATGGTTGCCTCAGGTGAATATTTTAGGGAGCTTCCGCTCGGAAAGGGGAACGTTGATTTCCAGGCTTACTTCAATGCTTTGACCGAAATTAATTATCAAGGCTACTTAACGATTGAAAGAGAAGTAGATCAAAATCCAATCCGTGATATTGCGGAAGCAGTAGAATTCATTAAAAGCTTTAGGTAAATGGATTCATGCTTTGAACAAAGTGTATAATGAGATAGGGATTTCCAATGCAATCTTCCAAAAGAGAAAAGTGATGATTTCTCTTTTGGAAGCTTAAACGAACTTGCACAGATAAGTGATCAAGTTTTAAAGGATGATGTTGGTTTTTCCAATGAAGGCGAGAGTCAACACGATTCTTTAAATGAACCTTCAGAGTTGGAAGTCTAAATCTGCAGGCATAAAGAAGGTAGGATAATGGAGAAACAAGATCAGCTTTTAATGAAAAGACAAAATAAAAATCTTGTTCTTGATATATTAAAGACTAAGTCTCCTATATCAAGGATTGATATTGCTAAAATAACGGGGATGAGCCCGACTTCCATAACGCGAATTGTCAATGAGCTTCAGCTGCAGGGCTACCTGAGGGAAACAGAGGCAGTTGCGTCAGGGGTCGGGAGAAAAGCGACCTTGCTTGAAGTTCGCGGTGATGTGCTATATACAGTTGGCATTGAAATTGATAAATCTCTGCTGAAGGTCGGAATTGTCAATTATATTGGAGAAATGGTTTCATTACATAAGAGTAGGAGAGATGAGTCAGAAAGTTATATGGAGACGCTCCATAAAATAAATATGATCATTCAAAAAATCATGGATGAAAACGAGATTCCTGCTGCCAAAATAATGGGCCTCGCTGTCGGTTTACCTGGGTATATAGATTATAAAAACGGGATTGTAAAAGTATCGGATCAGTTAAAGTGGAGAGATGCAAGCCTGGCTGAAGATCTGCAAAAGCTTACCTCTTTTAATGTCATAGTTGATAATGAACTAAAAATGAAGATTGTCGCAGAGAGCTTTACAGGGAAAGCAAAGAATTCACAGAATTCCATCTTAATAGGCATTGGATCAGGAATTGGTTCTTCAATCATGCTTAATGGAGAAATTTACAGAGGGGAAACCAATAATGCCGGGGAAATCGGGCATACCGTGATTGATCCTACAGGCAATGTCTGCAATTGCGGCAAAATAGGCTGTCTCGCAACTTATATTTCTGAAGGAGCAATCCTTACAGACAGCAGGAAAGTGAAGGATATTTCTTCTATAGAAGATGTGTTCCAATCCTACCGGGACCGTGAGCCCTGGGCATTAAATAT
This region includes:
- a CDS encoding sugar phosphate isomerase/epimerase family protein, with the translated sequence METVKLSNKIGVMVDSLRLPLYEGLKVCRDMGADGVQIYAVEGEMAPENMDQNSRKQLKSYLESIGLEISALCGDLGGHGFQNAVQNPVKIEKSKRILDLAAELGTNIVTTHIGIIPEEQNSPIYEAMQTACEELAVYASSMNAYFAIETGPEPSARLKSFLDTLSTNGVSVNFDPANMVMVTGDDPADGVRLLKDYIVHTHVKDGKRLKPADPRDVYGFLGYGGGTDHEKIAEMVASGEYFRELPLGKGNVDFQAYFNALTEINYQGYLTIEREVDQNPIRDIAEAVEFIKSFR
- a CDS encoding ROK family transcriptional regulator, translating into MEKQDQLLMKRQNKNLVLDILKTKSPISRIDIAKITGMSPTSITRIVNELQLQGYLRETEAVASGVGRKATLLEVRGDVLYTVGIEIDKSLLKVGIVNYIGEMVSLHKSRRDESESYMETLHKINMIIQKIMDENEIPAAKIMGLAVGLPGYIDYKNGIVKVSDQLKWRDASLAEDLQKLTSFNVIVDNELKMKIVAESFTGKAKNSQNSILIGIGSGIGSSIMLNGEIYRGETNNAGEIGHTVIDPTGNVCNCGKIGCLATYISEGAILTDSRKVKDISSIEDVFQSYRDREPWALNIMDRASTYIALAISNLLCLYNPEVIILSGNTIEKLPDMKEAIEQKCELYIWEPLKQTVRIVYSELSDNGVVLGAAIQAQNLMLELE
- a CDS encoding Gfo/Idh/MocA family protein — its product is MEPLRVCIIGAGSISDMHFKSFAVNSDAVLYGVFDYSLERAETKALEYGISRVYKNIEEVYSDPNVDAVSICTWNNSHAEISVGALNAGKHVLVEKPLAMNVEEALKVEEAVRNSGKTLQVGFVRRFATNTKVLKAFADNGTLGDIYYAKASCLRRLGNPGGWFADKDRSGGGPLIDLGVHVIDVCWYLMGRPKVKSISGNVYSKLGNRGNVENLRFYKAADYQKDRNTVEDLANALIMFENGASLFVDVSFTLHAKQDEIGVKLYGTKGGAELEPELAIVREENNTIINIHPQIDHLTFDFANAFQNQIDSFVSSCITGTNPLAPVEDGVEMMKILAGIYEAADKRSEVTFA